One genomic region from Cyanobium usitatum str. Tous encodes:
- a CDS encoding TM0106 family RecB-like putative nuclease codes for MTSRPQIERSGLEPALTDRLLRSWLRCRRRAWLDRFGVASERQWNAHRALALSDQLRSFQTLLPQRPGHGEAACVAGAAGVVGLRLRGAGPQGVRLESHPSLLERIAGQSRWGAYAYRPVLARQGRRLTREARVVLALWGRLLAEHQQAAVPHGLVVAGEGRFLQRERLALASGLQHQLDESLQRLAADLAQSTPPPLVSDRKKCTLCSWRGVCDKEAAAMGHLSEVSGIGGKRREMLLEQGVTSLPDLAARDPELLAEALAAYGEQHREIAAELVAQARVQASGLPQRLGRGPVLPELATAPGVLLYDIESDPDARDDFLHGFVVLESDGAGGWLEQSTRYQPLLALQEHGEQRLWQRLQRLLARYPDWPVLHYGETEVIGLVRLAQRQGASEAEVARLRGRMLDVHARLRRHWRLPVSSYGLKAVAGWLGFAWSQKGVDGARCLLWWRQWRQWHRQDGSRGQASRNQLQRIFLYNRDDSLATWAVVRWLLAQP; via the coding sequence TTGACTTCCCGGCCCCAAATCGAACGTTCAGGGCTCGAGCCGGCTCTCACGGATCGCCTGCTGCGCAGTTGGCTGCGATGCAGGCGCCGCGCCTGGCTGGATCGCTTTGGGGTTGCCAGCGAGCGGCAGTGGAATGCCCACCGGGCTCTGGCCTTGAGCGACCAGCTGCGCAGCTTTCAGACCCTGCTGCCCCAGCGGCCGGGCCACGGCGAGGCGGCCTGCGTCGCAGGGGCGGCTGGGGTGGTGGGCTTGCGGCTGCGGGGGGCTGGTCCCCAGGGAGTGCGATTGGAATCCCATCCCTCCCTGCTGGAGCGCATCGCTGGCCAAAGCCGTTGGGGTGCCTATGCATACCGGCCGGTATTGGCTCGCCAGGGGCGACGTCTAACCCGGGAAGCTCGGGTGGTGCTGGCGCTTTGGGGGCGCCTGTTGGCGGAGCACCAGCAGGCAGCAGTGCCCCATGGTCTGGTGGTGGCCGGTGAAGGCAGGTTCCTGCAGCGGGAGCGCCTGGCATTGGCTAGCGGCCTGCAGCACCAGCTCGATGAGAGCCTGCAGCGCCTGGCAGCTGATCTTGCCCAGTCCACGCCACCGCCCTTGGTGAGCGATCGCAAAAAGTGCACCCTGTGCAGCTGGCGAGGCGTCTGCGATAAGGAGGCCGCCGCCATGGGGCATCTCAGCGAGGTGAGTGGCATTGGCGGTAAGCGCCGCGAGATGTTGCTGGAGCAGGGGGTCACCAGCCTGCCGGACCTGGCTGCCCGCGATCCAGAGCTGTTGGCCGAGGCCCTTGCCGCCTACGGAGAGCAGCATCGCGAGATTGCCGCTGAGTTGGTGGCCCAGGCCCGGGTGCAGGCCTCTGGCCTGCCGCAGCGCCTTGGCCGTGGGCCGGTCTTGCCCGAGTTGGCAACAGCACCTGGTGTGCTGCTCTACGACATCGAATCCGATCCCGATGCCCGCGATGATTTCCTCCACGGCTTTGTGGTGCTGGAGAGCGACGGGGCGGGGGGCTGGCTAGAGCAGTCCACCCGTTACCAGCCCCTGCTGGCTTTGCAGGAGCATGGTGAGCAGCGCCTGTGGCAGCGATTGCAGCGTTTGCTTGCCCGCTATCCCGATTGGCCGGTGCTGCATTACGGCGAAACCGAGGTGATTGGCCTGGTGCGCCTGGCCCAGCGCCAGGGGGCCAGTGAGGCTGAGGTGGCCCGGTTGCGGGGCCGGATGCTGGATGTGCACGCCCGGCTGCGGCGCCATTGGCGTCTGCCGGTGAGCAGCTACGGGCTCAAGGCGGTGGCCGGCTGGCTTGGCTTTGCCTGGAGCCAGAAGGGGGTGGATGGGGCCCGCTGCCTGCTTTGGTGGCGCCAGTGGCGTCAATGGCACCGCCAAGACGGCAGCCGGGGCCAGGCCAGTCGCAATCAGTTGCAGCGGATATTTCTCTACAACCGCGATGACAGCCTGGCCACTTGGGCCGTGGTGCGCTGGCTACTGGCTCAGCCCTGA
- the pyrE gene encoding orotate phosphoribosyltransferase has protein sequence MRLALLPLLATQAYRHGNFTLASGRSSHHYVNCKPVSLSGTGLALLGALMLEQVEAEARAVAGLTLGADPLVSAVAMRAALDGREINALIVRKEAKGHGTGAWLEGPLPEPGSTITVLEDVVTTGGSSLKAVQQLREAGYTVNRVVTIVDRQEGGLDAMTAAGLELRSLFLLDEVAATAAGLANS, from the coding sequence ATGCGCCTGGCCCTGCTTCCCCTGCTCGCCACCCAGGCTTACCGCCACGGCAACTTCACCTTGGCCTCCGGGCGCAGCAGCCACCACTACGTCAATTGCAAGCCAGTCAGCCTCAGTGGCACCGGCTTGGCCCTGCTCGGCGCCCTAATGCTCGAGCAGGTGGAAGCGGAAGCGCGGGCGGTGGCCGGCCTCACCCTGGGGGCAGATCCCCTGGTGAGCGCAGTGGCGATGAGGGCTGCCTTGGATGGCAGGGAGATCAACGCTCTGATCGTGCGCAAAGAGGCCAAGGGCCACGGCACCGGTGCCTGGCTGGAGGGGCCGCTGCCGGAACCGGGCAGCACCATCACCGTGCTTGAAGACGTAGTCACCACCGGCGGCTCTTCCCTAAAGGCCGTGCAGCAGCTGCGGGAGGCTGGCTACACAGTGAACCGGGTAGTGACAATCGTGGATCGCCAGGAGGGGGGTCTCGATGCGATGACGGCTGCCGGGCTGGAGCTGCGCAGCCTGTTTCTGCTGGACGAGGTGGCTGCCACCGCCGCGGGCCTGGCCAACTCATGA
- a CDS encoding phosphohexomutase domain-containing protein yields the protein MASAPLPLEASPIAFGTDGWRGILGVDITLDRLLPVAAAAAQELAHSAPEGLKSREVVIGYDRRFLAPELAEAICSAVRGCGLEPLLSATATPTPASSWAVVERHALGALVITASHNPPEWLGLKIKGPFGGSVEGDFTRRVETRLEAGGITVPILGDPQRFDALGTYVAGLLTKVDTAALAAGLERLGLRVIVDPMHGSAAGVLPALLGDGARSSGVISEIRANRDPLFGGNPPEPLAPYLQELITAVTASTAAGRPAMGIVFDGDGDRIAAVDERGRFCSTQLLMPLFIDHLARARQLPGCVIKTVSGSDLMQLVAEGLGRQVLEKPVGFKYIAAEMLTGEVLVGGEESGGVGFGMHLPERDAPFAALLLIEALVEGGVPLGERIDALQQRCGGAAAYDRLDLRLPDMAARERLEAKLAAAPPSEVAGSPVLEVITTDGVKLRLGPSHWLMLRFSGTEPLLRLYCEAPSQARVAEVLGWARQLAEGN from the coding sequence ATGGCCTCAGCCCCCTTGCCCCTGGAGGCCAGCCCGATCGCCTTCGGCACCGACGGCTGGCGCGGCATCCTCGGCGTGGACATCACCCTTGATCGACTGCTGCCGGTAGCTGCCGCTGCAGCCCAGGAGCTGGCCCACTCAGCCCCCGAAGGCCTGAAAAGCCGCGAGGTAGTGATCGGCTACGACCGCCGTTTTCTGGCGCCCGAACTAGCGGAGGCGATCTGCAGCGCCGTTAGAGGTTGCGGCCTTGAGCCCCTGCTTTCGGCCACAGCCACTCCCACCCCCGCCAGCAGCTGGGCCGTGGTGGAGCGCCATGCCCTGGGCGCCCTGGTGATCACCGCCAGCCACAACCCGCCGGAATGGCTCGGCTTAAAAATCAAGGGACCGTTCGGCGGCTCGGTGGAAGGCGACTTCACCCGCCGAGTGGAAACCCGCCTCGAAGCCGGCGGCATCACCGTGCCGATCCTGGGAGATCCCCAACGCTTCGATGCCCTAGGCACCTACGTGGCTGGCCTGCTGACCAAGGTGGACACTGCGGCACTGGCGGCAGGCCTAGAGCGCCTGGGGCTCAGGGTGATTGTCGATCCAATGCACGGCTCAGCAGCCGGTGTGCTGCCGGCCCTGCTGGGCGATGGGGCCAGATCCAGTGGCGTCATCAGCGAAATTCGGGCAAACCGGGACCCCCTATTTGGCGGCAACCCGCCCGAGCCGCTGGCCCCTTACCTGCAGGAATTGATCACGGCCGTAACCGCCAGCACCGCAGCTGGTCGGCCCGCCATGGGGATCGTTTTTGACGGCGACGGCGACCGCATCGCCGCCGTGGATGAGCGCGGCCGCTTCTGCAGCACCCAGCTGCTGATGCCCCTATTCATCGACCACCTGGCCCGGGCCCGCCAGCTGCCCGGCTGCGTAATCAAAACCGTAAGCGGTTCCGACCTGATGCAGCTTGTGGCAGAAGGCCTGGGCCGCCAGGTGCTGGAAAAGCCCGTGGGCTTCAAATACATCGCTGCAGAGATGCTGACCGGCGAGGTGCTGGTGGGGGGCGAGGAATCGGGCGGCGTGGGCTTCGGCATGCACCTGCCCGAGCGCGATGCGCCCTTTGCGGCCCTGCTGCTGATCGAAGCGCTGGTGGAGGGCGGCGTGCCCCTAGGGGAGCGGATCGATGCCCTGCAGCAGCGCTGCGGTGGTGCCGCCGCCTACGACCGACTCGACCTGCGCCTGCCAGACATGGCAGCCCGCGAGCGCCTCGAGGCAAAGCTGGCCGCAGCACCGCCCAGCGAGGTGGCCGGCAGCCCCGTGCTGGAGGTCATCACCACCGATGGGGTGAAGCTGCGCCTCGGCCCCAGCCACTGGCTGATGTTGCGCTTCTCCGGCACCGAGCCGCTGCTGCGGCTCTACTGCGAAGCCCCCAGCCAAGCCCGGGTGGCTGAGGTGCTGGGCTGGGCGCGGCAGCTCGCCGAGGGGAACTGA
- a CDS encoding Occludin/ELL family protein, whose protein sequence is MVCTTTLEAPNSSGQALQGAAAGPVEVTRCGVVQTTPQLMEKRFYSYTAPFARGVSLTNQITDLFGIAMGGGDGTRVMGFGFPDQTIIWDGTAVENTYQVLLQQQSDPMPWRTGDVSNGYSGSLGSAGSQPDGRGWQAGGASYSAPVRGLW, encoded by the coding sequence GTGGTTTGCACCACCACCTTGGAGGCCCCAAACAGCAGTGGGCAGGCACTCCAGGGGGCGGCAGCCGGCCCGGTTGAAGTCACCCGTTGCGGTGTCGTGCAGACCACGCCCCAACTGATGGAGAAGCGCTTTTACAGCTACACAGCACCCTTTGCCCGCGGCGTCAGCCTCACCAATCAAATCACCGATCTATTTGGCATCGCCATGGGTGGTGGTGATGGCACCAGGGTGATGGGCTTTGGCTTCCCTGATCAAACGATCATTTGGGATGGCACCGCAGTGGAAAATACCTATCAGGTACTGCTTCAGCAGCAGAGTGATCCCATGCCCTGGCGTACGGGTGATGTGTCCAACGGCTATTCCGGCAGTCTGGGATCTGCTGGCTCCCAGCCTGACGGCCGCGGCTGGCAGGCTGGCGGTGCCAGCTACAGCGCTCCAGTGCGCGGCCTCTGGTAG
- the ygfZ gene encoding CAF17-like 4Fe-4S cluster assembly/insertion protein YgfZ has product MSSDPWGWQPSGPCRSEQAGYLIRLDGPDTGRFLHGQTSAAIEGQQPGSWIPSCCTTATGRLRALAEVLVDRDGAWLLLRGADGTALWQALERVLFPADRVQLGPVTAVRWITALGDGCDALPQVADGSWIALEDGSGWLLGRQLALLAKAEPPAWLADRAPLPAREQERWRIQQGVPAAPGEINDDTNPFEVGLADRVSLSKGCYVGQETLAKLATYDGVKQQLRRWFWRGTQGPGEPGTVLYGAKTGDESSSPRAGLITSSLALEDGLWIGLALVRRQSLQQTCLRAGPDPDGALLELSRPPACVDPPVGAGRKS; this is encoded by the coding sequence ATGAGCTCTGATCCCTGGGGCTGGCAGCCCAGCGGCCCGTGTCGAAGCGAGCAAGCGGGCTACCTGATCCGCCTCGATGGCCCAGATACGGGCAGATTTCTACACGGCCAAACCAGCGCCGCAATCGAAGGCCAGCAGCCCGGCAGCTGGATACCCAGCTGTTGCACCACCGCCACCGGTCGTCTGCGGGCCCTAGCTGAGGTATTGGTGGATAGGGATGGGGCCTGGCTGCTGCTGCGCGGCGCTGATGGCACCGCCCTTTGGCAGGCCCTTGAACGGGTGCTGTTCCCCGCCGATCGGGTGCAACTGGGTCCGGTAACAGCGGTGCGTTGGATCACAGCACTGGGGGATGGCTGCGACGCCCTGCCCCAGGTTGCTGATGGGAGCTGGATTGCTCTGGAAGATGGCAGCGGTTGGTTGCTAGGCCGCCAGTTGGCCCTGCTGGCCAAGGCCGAGCCGCCCGCCTGGCTAGCCGATCGAGCGCCCCTGCCGGCTAGGGAACAGGAGCGTTGGCGCATCCAGCAGGGGGTGCCGGCGGCCCCAGGGGAGATCAACGACGACACCAACCCCTTCGAAGTAGGGCTCGCCGATCGGGTGAGCCTCAGCAAGGGCTGCTACGTGGGCCAGGAAACCCTGGCCAAACTCGCCACCTACGACGGCGTCAAACAACAGCTGCGGCGCTGGTTCTGGCGCGGAACCCAGGGTCCAGGAGAGCCAGGCACGGTCTTGTATGGCGCCAAGACGGGGGATGAGAGCAGCAGCCCCCGGGCGGGCCTGATCACCTCCAGCCTGGCCCTGGAAGATGGCCTCTGGATTGGCCTAGCCCTGGTGCGCCGCCAGTCGCTTCAACAAACCTGCCTGCGCGCCGGCCCCGATCCCGATGGCGCGCTGCTGGAGCTATCTCGCCCGCCAGCTTGCGTTGATCCACCGGTCGGTGCCGGCCGTAAATCCTGA
- a CDS encoding sigma-70 family RNA polymerase sigma factor — MDFPAQQPDAAAARPLLQGFASDQPSPTDLGALYDSYGGPVYRLALRLCRSNQEAEDLCHDVFLRYWKQDRYEPSRGPVLAYLLLLTRSMAINRLNQRSNRWQLVQRWSEQLFPQAVRSPQESAEADDLSQRVRHALETIPANQRQVLELAYYEGLSQSAIGQRLNLPLGTVKTRSRQGLIRLRELLIDFRSTP; from the coding sequence GTGGACTTTCCTGCCCAACAACCGGATGCCGCTGCCGCCAGGCCGCTGCTGCAGGGATTCGCGTCCGATCAGCCGAGCCCCACCGATCTCGGTGCTCTCTACGACTCATACGGCGGGCCCGTCTACCGCCTGGCGCTGCGGCTATGCCGCTCGAACCAGGAGGCGGAAGACCTCTGCCACGACGTCTTTCTGCGGTACTGGAAGCAGGACCGCTACGAGCCCTCCCGCGGGCCGGTGCTGGCCTACCTGCTGCTGCTGACCCGCTCGATGGCGATCAACCGCCTCAATCAGCGGAGCAATCGCTGGCAGCTGGTGCAACGCTGGTCGGAGCAGCTGTTCCCGCAGGCCGTGCGCAGCCCCCAGGAGTCCGCCGAGGCGGATGACCTCAGCCAGCGGGTGCGCCATGCCCTGGAGACGATTCCCGCCAATCAGCGGCAGGTGTTGGAGCTGGCTTACTACGAAGGGCTAAGCCAGTCTGCGATCGGACAGCGGCTAAACCTGCCGCTGGGCACCGTCAAGACCCGTTCCCGCCAGGGCCTGATCCGCCTGCGGGAGTTGCTGATCGATTTCCGGAGCACACCATGA
- a CDS encoding DM13 domain-containing protein, producing the protein MVGASLLSGAALHAESMSKPMINPMQKEAAGGMAGALAKGSFRMAEKPVSGGFLIHSEGGKKMLTLSKDFKTSDMAPDLKIVFSASTTPLASTKPPGYPLKPGSYTILAPLKTSMGGQSYTIPASIDLSKQGSVLIWCEKFNATMAWAPLKG; encoded by the coding sequence TTGGTCGGTGCCTCCCTGCTCTCGGGTGCGGCGCTCCACGCCGAATCCATGTCCAAGCCGATGATCAACCCCATGCAGAAAGAGGCTGCCGGTGGGATGGCCGGTGCGCTGGCCAAGGGAAGTTTCCGGATGGCGGAGAAACCCGTGAGTGGCGGCTTCTTGATCCACAGCGAAGGCGGCAAGAAGATGCTGACGCTCAGCAAGGACTTCAAGACCAGCGATATGGCCCCCGATCTGAAGATCGTCTTCAGCGCCTCGACTACGCCCCTCGCCAGCACCAAGCCGCCCGGCTATCCGCTCAAGCCCGGTAGCTACACGATCCTGGCGCCGCTGAAAACCAGTATGGGAGGGCAGAGCTACACCATTCCCGCCTCGATCGATCTCAGCAAGCAGGGCTCGGTGCTGATCTGGTGCGAGAAGTTCAACGCCACCATGGCCTGGGCGCCGCTGAAGGGCTGA
- a CDS encoding hemolysin family protein, with protein sequence MQVLALAVLLALLAFFAAGEFALIRLRPSRVQQLQEAGEPGAQAVAKLQHRLRRVLVATQLGTALALVALGWAGRGLAEQLGGALAASPGAVPQVWLDAGLFLVLVLLATVLGGLLPKAWVLHRPESSALRLAPLLAAVSRNLAPLLSLIERCSGVLLHLLGLPRNWDELVPALSAGELETLIETGNVTGLMPDERNILEGVFSLRDTLVREVMVPRSGMVTLPLDVSFAELMREVHDTAHARFPVIGSSLDDVRGVLDLRRLADPIARGLLSADTPLAPYITPVALVQESTSLAELLPLIRSGQPLLVVVDEHGGTEGLVTVADLTSEIVGEEEDSLEAAQDLQQLGEGCWSVAGDLEIFELNRQLALQLPEAEGHHTLAGFLLERLQHIPSAGEGLRWKGHQFRVLAMDGPRIERVQIERPVVEPERTEGA encoded by the coding sequence ATTCAAGTCCTGGCGCTGGCCGTTTTGCTGGCACTGCTGGCTTTTTTTGCCGCTGGGGAATTCGCCCTGATTCGCCTTCGGCCTAGCCGGGTGCAGCAACTGCAGGAGGCGGGTGAGCCCGGTGCCCAAGCCGTTGCCAAGCTGCAACATCGGCTCCGGCGCGTGCTGGTGGCTACCCAGCTGGGTACGGCGCTCGCTTTGGTGGCATTGGGCTGGGCCGGTCGCGGCTTGGCTGAACAGCTGGGTGGGGCCCTGGCAGCCAGCCCTGGAGCCGTTCCCCAGGTTTGGCTTGATGCCGGCTTATTTCTTGTACTTGTATTACTTGCCACCGTGCTGGGCGGCTTACTGCCCAAGGCCTGGGTGTTGCACCGTCCCGAAAGCTCGGCTCTGCGACTGGCGCCGTTGCTGGCTGCGGTGAGTCGCAACCTGGCCCCCTTGCTTTCCCTAATAGAGCGCTGCAGCGGAGTGCTGCTGCACCTGCTGGGCTTACCCCGCAACTGGGATGAGCTGGTGCCCGCCTTGTCGGCTGGCGAGCTTGAAACCTTGATCGAAACCGGCAACGTCACCGGTCTGATGCCCGACGAACGCAACATTTTGGAGGGAGTCTTTTCGCTGCGGGACACCCTGGTGCGGGAGGTGATGGTGCCCCGCTCCGGCATGGTCACCCTGCCCCTGGATGTGAGTTTTGCTGAGCTGATGCGCGAGGTCCATGACACCGCCCACGCCCGCTTCCCGGTGATCGGCAGCTCCCTCGACGACGTGCGTGGCGTGCTTGACCTGCGGCGTCTTGCTGATCCCATTGCCAGGGGCCTGCTCAGCGCCGACACTCCCCTGGCTCCCTACATCACCCCCGTGGCGCTGGTGCAGGAGAGCACTTCCCTGGCGGAGCTCCTGCCCCTGATTCGCAGTGGTCAGCCCCTGCTGGTGGTGGTCGATGAGCATGGTGGTACAGAGGGGCTGGTCACGGTGGCCGACCTCACCAGCGAGATCGTTGGCGAGGAGGAAGATTCCCTTGAGGCGGCCCAAGACCTGCAGCAACTCGGCGAAGGCTGCTGGTCGGTGGCAGGGGATCTGGAAATCTTCGAACTCAACAGGCAGCTGGCGTTGCAGTTGCCTGAGGCGGAAGGACATCACACGCTCGCTGGCTTCCTGCTTGAGCGCTTGCAGCACATTCCCTCGGCCGGTGAAGGTTTGCGCTGGAAGGGTCACCAATTTCGGGTCCTAGCCATGGATGGCCCGCGCATTGAGCGAGTACAGATCGAGCGTCCAGTCGTCGAACCGGAGCGCACCGAGGGCGCCTGA
- the rdgB gene encoding RdgB/HAM1 family non-canonical purine NTP pyrophosphatase: MLVIASGNPGKVREFSHLLAGLGLEIRPQPEGLEVEETGSTFAENARLKATAVARATGAWALADDSGLAVEALGGAPGVHSARYADTDAARIARLLKELATAQAADPAASRAARFTAALAVADPSGTIRLEVEGICPGTILKAPRGSGGFGYDPVFLVDEAGQTFAEMAKEEKARLGHRGRAFALLDPQLRALLG; encoded by the coding sequence GTGCTAGTGATCGCCAGCGGCAACCCCGGCAAAGTCCGAGAGTTCAGCCACCTACTCGCCGGACTGGGCCTGGAGATCCGGCCCCAGCCCGAGGGCCTGGAGGTGGAGGAAACCGGCAGCACCTTCGCCGAAAATGCCCGCCTCAAAGCCACCGCCGTAGCCCGAGCCACAGGCGCCTGGGCCCTCGCCGACGACTCGGGCCTGGCCGTCGAGGCCCTTGGCGGTGCTCCAGGCGTCCACTCGGCCCGCTATGCCGACACGGACGCCGCCCGGATCGCGCGCCTGCTGAAGGAGCTAGCCACCGCCCAGGCCGCCGACCCCGCCGCCAGCCGTGCGGCCCGGTTCACCGCCGCCCTGGCGGTGGCGGATCCCAGCGGCACCATCCGCCTGGAGGTGGAGGGGATCTGTCCGGGCACGATCCTCAAGGCACCACGCGGATCCGGTGGCTTCGGTTACGACCCGGTCTTTCTCGTGGACGAAGCCGGGCAGACCTTCGCGGAGATGGCCAAGGAGGAGAAGGCCCGGCTTGGCCACCGCGGTCGGGCCTTCGCCCTGCTGGACCCCCAGCTGCGTGCCCTGCTGGGCTGA